The Populus alba chromosome 13, ASM523922v2, whole genome shotgun sequence genome contains the following window.
tagaaggaaaactTACCTTTTTTCATCTGAAGGAGGGTTCGGCCGGAACCTCCATGAACATCAAGTGCATCATCTGCATTTTTCAATTGCAaataaagggaaagaaaacCAACATGAGAACTAATGAGATTAAATCCAAAATGTTATGCTAATACAATGCTATGATGTGATATGAATGGTATATAATTCATACAGGAAATGAACGAGGAAGAGGTGGCAAGTCCAGcaaggaagaagaagcaaatgAGATAAAACCATGGATTAAAATTACTAgccatgcttttctttttcttttagctttttttttttttttttttttaaataaaattttggagaTCTAAATTGATCTCCAACCCTCCTTAGACCAGAAATGaccctcctttcttttctttttgctgcCAAAAAACAGTGTCATCGTATTCTCCCGTTTTACTATTTTTAGCCGGAACGAACATTTGCACGAGTGGTGGTGAAAGAGTTTAGGCAAACAACCGTGAACTTGTCATGGTGGCAAGCAACCATCAGCTTTCTAACAGTAACACAGGCATATTGCTTAAATTGTTAGTTATAAATCATTATATTTAAcatagaaatttatttattcaagtaTTAATAAATTCAACATACCctcttatatttcttttttctttggacATTAATAATACAGTTGATTGATCTCAAAAGGCAGCAAAAAAACCTAGAGGAGAGGACAAATACTTCCATATGCAACAAATGTACCTCCAAATAACAGCCGAACTCGCATCATATCCGCAGCAGCTCAAAACTAAATCCAAATCACAAGCAGGGGCCTATAGCACCAGCAGCCCAATAGCATACCTGGAACTGCCTATTTGCTACACAGGCTAGATCAGCTGAGGAAATTTCAGTATCAGTAGGAAGCAAAGAGTGCAATCCAGTTCCAATTTCCAGACAAGACCATTTCGCTTAAGCTTGTGAGTTGTGACCATTTAACAATTTACTCCTCTGAAACAATTGAATAAAGACTACAGCAGATTTCAAGCAGACAACTCAACCATTGTGATATGATACCAAGAAATCATTCAAGATATCTATAACAGAAACACAGCAATGCTTAAAGCATTGCTCGTTGCAAAATCCTTGCCCTAATGATTGTCTAATTTTACCATcggaaaaatgaaaagaaaaacatttctcCCTTAATGTGATGTGATAAAAGGAACCACCAGACTGTTGGATTGCAGCAGTTACAAACATTTCCCTAAAACATTTCTTATGTAATTCACGTAATTATAAAAGCCAAATATAGGAAGCCAAAATTGCTGCAATATATGGGTTAGAAGATGCTGTTATTCATTACAGTGTAAAACGTCAAATCAAAGTGAACCAAGTCTCAGAAGTACACAAGGGAAGAAAATCCACTACATTATTGTATGCTTTCTGGTTGCAGCTATTTCTGCACATTGAAAATGATGCCCTCCACCTCTCCCATTGTCTTCCAATTTGACATAATAGGAACTAGGAGCTGATTATAAAGTACGCTACTAAATGACTTCAATTAGTACCAGTGTTCTCAGATTTATCCAGTATCCCATCATTCTCTGAATTGCAAAGTCAATGAGAGGTTGAAGAGAAAAACCACGTGGTGCAGCTTAGAAATTACAAAATGCACCTCACAAGCCTACATCATGGCCAAAAGAGAAACGCAGTAACCTATAACAAAAAGAACTTAATGTTAAGGAGATTGTTGCTTGAAGAGAATGCTCGAGCACGCTGCTGGAGGATGAATGGGCACTGAAGACAAAACCAAAGTTGAATTTTGTGACGAATGAATTCCATTTTGAGAGACATAAAAGCAGTCAATAATAGCAGCACTGACACCAGAACTGGAAAGATTTGAAAAATCATTCATCTGTTTATAACCACCCTATAtgaaaaagatttcaaataaGTATTTGCAGAATACCTCAGTAGTTTTAACATTTTCCGAGCAgataaataatatcaattttaggTTGGCCTTAACAGATGTTGCTGCTGTGCCTCAGTCTTCGGGTTATGGAACGGCCCATCCTAAGACGTCGAGCAGTTAGTGCTTCTAATAAAACATCTACAGCATTCTCCAGCGCTTCATTCTGTTTATCCAATCCATAGGAGCTGAACTGTGGAAGTACTTGTAGCTCGGACAGCAGGCCAATGGCTGCAGCAGCTGTACAGGTACGATCCCATGATGGCTGGGGCCTGCCAATAAAATGCCATTCATGCTTGCTTGTAAGTTTAATGTAATGAAAGGGCTTCGCAAAAGgccaaagagaagagaaggaagtgGTGGGAGTCACTGGGGGTATGAATACAAATAGTTGATGTGTAGAAGCCCCTACAGACCCCTAGAAGAGATCAGGCTATGTTTTATATCTCAccgaagtttgtgcattgtagATACACCTGCAGAGAGGGATATGCAGGGAAGATCCTCCACTCCCCATACTGACTTTGTCTTCTCCTGCACAGAGAACACACAGGTCAATGAAATCCTGAAAACAGCTTaaggtttattaatatgaacatccccatatttataatataaggGTATGGTAGCAAAACCAGCATGCTCTTGTAACAACTAGTGCCAGGGTTCAGAAATTTATACACGTACATGTGGCATACAGAAGAAGATGAGATGAAGGAAAAAAGCATGCACACTTTTTTTTCCTAAGAATTGTCTAACCTGGAATTCAAGTTGCTACACACTAGACAACAGATAAGGTACAGAGAAGGTGCTTTGAAGTATTACCTTTAAGCGGTTGAACATTGCAGCAGAGTTGCTCCATGTACCATCaatcaaaatgaaatttaaaggtTTATATTCATTTGTCTGTGAAAGAGAAGCAATATAAGTATCACCACGTAGTTGAACTGAAAGAAGAGGAGAGCTGTCAAACTGAGAACAGAAATTTCATCCTGAATTTAaaggaaattaatattttttgtaggCTCGGAATAGTCCACATCCTGGGATATGTTTGTTGATTTAATGTCAGGatattttaaaaccatcaatGACAAGATATTACCAAATAAACACAGCAATTACACTAAAGCTGTGAGAAAAGAGTACCATGGTTGTGTTGCATTCTGGATCAGCTGAAATTTCCTGACAAACAGCATCCTGCACTGATTTTGTTGCTACATTCTTGTTGGGATAAAGGCACCAAACCTTGTCCTTTCCTGCAATTTGCATCAAGCACTTAAACCAGTGGTTCTGCAAGTTGAATATGTGGAGTTGGGAAGAAATAAACACCAAGCAGAAAGTTTTCAAATAAGGAAAATTACTTAACTGCATCGCCTTAGCTAAAAAAAGAATGCTAATTAAGTTCCAGCACATAAATATAAAACCCATTTGATCAAATGACCATACATTGAATAAATGGTGACTTCGTAAAAGTTCTTCATGGATTGCTTAAAACACTCAAAGCTTCTGTGCATCTTTTTTGGCCAGCAGAAATAGATTCTCATAGCAGTCAAAAGAAGTGACAGACAAAGCAGACATGCATGTTGTATCAGTGTATTGCAAAGCATATATTGAGCACACCTGCAATCTTACAAGCATTCCACattatttcttcatcttcaGCAATCCCATAGAGGCATAAAGTAGCTGATTCAACACCAAGTACTTGCCATAACAACTTTCCAGTGTTGTTTTGTCGTAGAAAATCCTGCAAAAAGTTGATTGAACATTTGATGGCCACGAAGGATGTTACAACATTCAGGACAAGAACTAATGCATGACATGCTAACCTTTGGATGCATATACAACCAAAACCTTATGCCATGCCATAGAGAGCTGGGCTTGACTTTTGAACACATACAATCTTCTTCTAGAGGAAGCCAGCActgcaaataaatatattaattcccATTAAAAGACCACACCAACCACCACGAAAATGTCACCGTACCATTGAACATCAATCACATACCTTCTGGCAGAGGTAACCTCTACTTCCAAGCAAACGACAAGCTATCTGTCGAGCTGAAAAGAACTGGAGCTTCTTCTCAGAATCACCTAAAGCCTGATATGTTGCTCTATGTTTCTTGTTCTCTTGCATTCCAAAATCCCCCTAATTCAAAAcagaatatacaaaaaaaaaaaagagagagactttCAGCCATGCGAAACACACCCACTGGAACTACACTATAGCTTATCAAAACAATGATTCTCATCACCACAAAAAATCTCTATGAATTATCAATTGCTCCATTTGAATATATCAAATACCaggcaaaataaacaaaaagaaccgATCTTTCCATTCACAGGAACACAAACCTCAGTGAAttgaacccaagaaaaatgctattcataaaaactttgttttcatTACAGTACCACACAACATAACACATGAAAATCGAATCTTTTCCATCAAATCCCTCCTTTTTTGCTCATTAACAAAATTGTTACCTCTAGTTTGCCACGATGCCCACTAAAGCTCAT
Protein-coding sequences here:
- the LOC118050392 gene encoding uncharacterized protein gives rise to the protein MLSVSATRPLTFKISPPSPAFSLRTHMESPPRTHFTSASHSPQTNPDTSDGFTITLQEWQGWGAVSPLPAKVVEIVKDLKLLEKTTEVQMSFSGHRGKLEGDFGMQENKKHRATYQALGDSEKKLQFFSARQIACRLLGSRGYLCQKCWLPLEEDCMCSKVKPSSLWHGIRFWLYMHPKDFLRQNNTGKLLWQVLGVESATLCLYGIAEDEEIMWNACKIAGKDKVWCLYPNKNVATKSVQDAVCQEISADPECNTTMTNEYKPLNFILIDGTWSNSAAMFNRLKEKTKSVWGVEDLPCISLSAGVSTMHKLRPQPSWDRTCTAAAAIGLLSELQVLPQFSSYGLDKQNEALENAVDVLLEALTARRLRMGRSITRRLRHSSNIC